The following coding sequences are from one Rhineura floridana isolate rRhiFlo1 chromosome 2, rRhiFlo1.hap2, whole genome shotgun sequence window:
- the LOC133377889 gene encoding BCAS3 microtubule associated cell migration factor-like, which translates to MAAESCCPSRCTGGVVVHPQGVTEQSYMESVVTFLQDVVPQAYSGTTPTEEKEKIVWVRFENSDLNDTSRNVELHGMHSTGNEPPLLLVIGYSDGIQIWSIPISGEAQELYSIRHGPVRVARVLPSPQISSQKCNSFAEKRPLLAVCKSLGSSGAQLNHQILPHKRL; encoded by the coding sequence ATGGCTGCTGAATCTTGCTGCCCAAGCCGATGTACTGGAGGAGTGGTGGTTCATCCACAGGGTGTCACCGAACAGTCATATATGGAAAGTGTTGTTACATTTCTGCAAGATGTTGTACCACAGGCCTACAGTGGCACAACTCcaacagaagaaaaagagaaaattgtaTGGGTCAGATTTGAAAATTCTGATTTGAATGATACCTCAAGGAACGTGGAGTTGCATGGGATGCACAGCACTGGCAATGAGCCTCCTTTGCTGCTCGTGATTGGCTACAGTGATGGGATACAGATATGGAGCATACCTATTAGTGGCGAGGCTCAGGAACTCTACTCTATCCGACACGGCCCTGTCCGAGTTGCCCGAGTCCTGCCATCGCCTCAGATTAGTTCTCAGAAGTGCAACAGCTTTGCTGAAAAGAGGCCTCTCCTTGCTGTGTGTAAAAGCCTTGGATCTTCTGGTGCACAGCTGAATCATCAAATTCTGCCCCACAAGAGGTTGTGA